One Burkholderia sp. 9120 genomic window, CTCGCCACCGCCATGGCATGGGCGCTCACGCAATCGGGATTTTCCGCGTCGCTGGTGGCGGCCATGGAGCAGATGCCGGGTGGACAGCGCGGGTTTCTGTGCGTGTCGATCGTGTTGTTCGTCGTGCTCGGCAGCGTGCTGGAAGGCATCCCCGCGATCGTGCTGTTCGGCCCGCTACTGTTTCCGGTGGCGCGGGCGCTCGGCATTCACGACGTTCATTACGCGATGGTCGTGATCCTGTCGATGGGACTCGGCCTGTTCGCCCCACCGATGGGCGTGGGTTTCTATGCCGCGTGTGCAATCGGCAAGGTGTCGCCGGACCGGGTCGTGAGCCGCGTATGGGGCTATCTCGGCGCGCTGTTCATTGCACTGCTGGTGGTCGCGTTCGTGCCGTGGCTGTCGATCGGATTTTTGAAGTGAGTACGTTTTAGCGCCTGTTTTCCGACCTGTTTCGTGCCTCTTTCTTTACGCTGTTCCCCATCATTCGAGAGTCCGCAGTGAATCTGACTACTGAAACGTTCCGCCCAGGCCATTCCTCCGCCGCCCATCCGCGCGTCGCGCTCGTGACTGGCGGTGGCGCCGGGATCGGCGCGGCCATCTCGCAGCAGCTCGCGGAAGCCGGGCATATCGTTTTCATCGGCGACATCAACATGCATGGCGCGAACGATCTCGCCGGCATGCTGTGCGCAGCCGGTCACGAGGCCTATGCGGTGCAGCTCGACGTGTCGGCGCCCGCGTCGATCGACGTGGCGTTCGACATCATCGAAAACCAGTTCGGCCGCTGCGATATCCTGGTGAACAATGCCGGCATCGCGAAGACGTTTCCGTTTCTCGACTATCCCGTTGAACACTGGCGCAAGGTCTTCGACGTCAACGTCACGGGGCCGATGCTGTGCGGTCAGCACGCGGCGCGGCTGATGCGCAGGAACGGCTGGGGGCGCATCGTCAATATCGCTTCCGTCAGTGGCTTGCGCGCGAGTTCGGGGCGCACCGCCTACGGCACGTCGAAGGCGGCGGTCGTCGGGCTCACCCGGCAGATGGCGATCGAGCTCGCCGAATACGGCATCACCACGAACGGCGTCGCACCGGGTCCGGTCGACACGCCAATGACGCTCGATCTGCATTCGCAAGTCGCGCGCGACAATTACACGCGTGCCGTGCCGGCGAAACGTTACGGCGTCCCCGAGGAAATCGCCGCAGTGGTGAGCTTTCTGTGCTCCGAGCAGGCGTCGTATGTGAACGGCCAGACGGTGCCCGTGGATGGCG contains:
- a CDS encoding SDR family NAD(P)-dependent oxidoreductase; the protein is MNLTTETFRPGHSSAAHPRVALVTGGGAGIGAAISQQLAEAGHIVFIGDINMHGANDLAGMLCAAGHEAYAVQLDVSAPASIDVAFDIIENQFGRCDILVNNAGIAKTFPFLDYPVEHWRKVFDVNVTGPMLCGQHAARLMRRNGWGRIVNIASVSGLRASSGRTAYGTSKAAVVGLTRQMAIELAEYGITTNGVAPGPVDTPMTLDLHSQVARDNYTRAVPAKRYGVPEEIAAVVSFLCSEQASYVNGQTVPVDGGFMAAGVLEI